A window from Bufo bufo chromosome 1, aBufBuf1.1, whole genome shotgun sequence encodes these proteins:
- the LOC120986348 gene encoding E3 ubiquitin-protein ligase RNF186-like produces MEAPLDLGPTGTEEAEPEIIQTLHGWSTSGAPPGPDVAETEPVEDQQPSLHDTDPSSCSSPTNGPDSGLTDMDCPICFSRYDNCRVPKELSCKHNFCAVCLKLLICNEVGTWRIVCPICRALTPVFGGLVCTLQNQESLMSRLENPKPKVEVLQPPEVVLRLDGHSQCDPRDDERHGNLRIATRRLVILLLILLIVLIIIMQFLYTGIIKWVLGFTLGIVVIITVLLCFNPNCRMSFPWAANQQNGQ; encoded by the coding sequence ATGGAGGCTCCTCTGGATCTTGGTCCTACTGGCACTGAGGAGGCAGAACCTGAAATCATTCAGACTTTGCATGGATGGTCAACCTCTGGTGCACCACCGGGGCCTGATGTAGCGGAGACGGAACCTGTGGAAGACCAGCAGCCATCGCTCCATGACACAGACCCATCATCATGTTCATCCCCCACCAATGGGCCTGACTCTGGCCTCACCGACATGGACTGCCCCATCTGTTTCAGCAGATATGACAACTGTAGGGTTCCCAAGGAACTGTCCTGCAAGCACAACTTCTGTGCGGTCTGCCTTAAACTGCTGATCTGTAATGAGGTGGGCACCTGGCGGATCGTTTGCCCCATCTGTAGGGCTCTTACCCCGGTTTTTGGAGGACTCGTATGCACTTTGCAAAACCAGGAGTCTCTTATGAGCAGGCTGGAGAACCCTAAGCCCAAAGTCGAGGTCCTTCAGCCTCCAGAGGTGGTTTTAAGACTGGACGGCCATAGCCAGTGTGACCCAAGGGACGACGAACGGCATGGGAACCTGAGAATCGCGACTAGGAGGCTCGTCATACTATTGCTAATTTTGCTCATTGTTCTCATTATCATCATGCAGTTTCTCTACACGGGGATCATAAAATGGGTTCTTGGCTTCACCCTCGGCATTGTCGTCATTATCACCGTCCTGCTCTGCTTCAACCCGAACTGCAGGATGAGCTTTCCCTGGGCGGCCAATCAACAAAATGGACAATGA